A region from the Janthinobacterium agaricidamnosum genome encodes:
- a CDS encoding CDP-6-deoxy-delta-3,4-glucoseen reductase yields the protein MTFQVTVQPSGHQFSCEADETVLAAAIRAGVGLPYGCKNGACGSCKGKVLAGTVQHKAHQQRALTPEEEAAGFSLFCCATTDADLVIEAREVAGSSDYPIKKMPSRVTTIEKVAPDVVVLTLQLPASERLNYRAGQYIEIMLRDNKRRSYSMASAPAEGGPVTLHIRHLPGGLFTDQVFGTMKERDILRFEGPMGTFFLREDSDKPVVLLASGTGFAPLKAIVEHMISEQSPRPITLYWGGRRPQDLYMDALCRQWAADLPQFTYVPVVSEALPEDEWRGRTGFVHQAVIADLPDMSAYQVYACGAPVMVDAAHRDFVQLCRLPADEFYADAFTTEADLAK from the coding sequence GGCGTGGGCTTGCCGTATGGCTGTAAAAATGGCGCCTGCGGCTCGTGCAAGGGCAAAGTGCTTGCCGGCACCGTCCAGCACAAGGCGCACCAGCAGCGCGCCCTGACGCCGGAAGAGGAAGCGGCCGGCTTTTCCCTGTTCTGCTGCGCCACCACGGACGCCGACCTCGTCATCGAAGCGCGCGAAGTGGCGGGCAGCAGCGACTACCCGATCAAGAAAATGCCGTCGCGCGTGACCACCATCGAGAAGGTCGCCCCCGACGTCGTCGTGCTGACCCTGCAGTTGCCGGCCAGCGAGCGCCTCAACTACCGCGCCGGACAGTATATCGAAATCATGTTGCGTGACAACAAACGCCGCAGCTACAGCATGGCCAGCGCGCCCGCCGAAGGCGGTCCCGTGACCCTGCACATCCGCCACCTGCCGGGCGGCCTGTTCACCGACCAGGTGTTCGGCACGATGAAGGAGCGCGACATCCTGCGCTTCGAAGGCCCGATGGGCACCTTCTTCCTGCGCGAAGACTCCGACAAGCCCGTCGTGCTGCTGGCCTCGGGCACGGGCTTTGCCCCGCTGAAAGCCATCGTCGAGCACATGATCAGCGAGCAATCCCCGCGCCCGATCACCCTGTACTGGGGCGGCCGCCGTCCGCAAGACCTGTACATGGACGCGCTGTGCCGCCAGTGGGCCGCCGACTTGCCGCAGTTCACCTATGTGCCCGTCGTCTCGGAAGCCTTGCCGGAAGACGAATGGCGCGGCCGCACGGGCTTCGTGCACCAGGCCGTCATCGCCGACTTGCCCGACATGTCCGCGTATCAGGTGTATGCCTGCGGCGCGCCCGTGATGGTCGATGCGGCCCACCGCGATTTCGTGCAATTGTGCCGGTTGCCAGCCGACGAGTTCTACGCCGACGCGTTCACCACGGAAGCCGACCTGGCCAAGTAA